In one Maniola jurtina chromosome 13, ilManJurt1.1, whole genome shotgun sequence genomic region, the following are encoded:
- the LOC123871423 gene encoding bromodomain-containing protein 1 isoform X1: MGLDFDVLEFCKKLRQNRPPPYQCPLDKCDKVYKSLCGLQYHLVNYDHDNPTPATPAVANNRKKGRLRAAVPTGDIALQSPPKEALTFAEAQKVVQFEIDGKISRIPIDQPVPIISLEEWERKNAELEKPLPFIEPQPEPHVKLPEATFRLIEDYNERVCDAPPRPNAYIRFIEKSAEELDGEVEYDVDEEDTAWLAIINKNRAKQTLPPVSVDTLELLMDRLEKESYFQATQNGQQTASTVDEDAVCCICMDGECQNTNVILFCDMCNLAVHQDCYGVPYIPEGQWLCRRCLQSPSRLVNCVLCPNTGGAFKQTDQGTWAHVVCALWIPEVRFANTVFLEPIDSIEMIPAARWKLQCMVCKQRGAGACIQCHRSNCYSAFHVTCAQQAGLYMKMEAAGSGRDPSQPVQVAKMAYCDAHTPAHILQERRALESEGDTKPSDLSAIRQKGREKIKQARRVLALKRTWAPVVLVPTLPAERVAEIAQLAHGPPAARAQLMKRLLAYWTLKRHSRNGVPLLRRLQSLTSHHGSRGIQDGTVNIRELCNQLKYWQRIRQDLERARLLCELVRKRERLKAEYTRVWERCVLHSLRPERAALHKLLRLLRHADQSDVFTEPVDPLEVPDYSTIVKHPMDLSTMGKKLDRGVYKTIDDVEADFQLMIDNCLTYNNKDTVFYKAGIKMRDQCAPIFRQARRDVIEAGMRDVAGQGEADEAERPRQREPSTRRRRSVRRSSSDSDRTADLRSERGVSLARSERRHTSLRRDLHTDDDNNTRDNSPVVSKSKVNRNWWRGRGRGRGRRGRRGRGRAAHSASRLPREPREIDTPTTDSEAPITTRKSVERTQKLVTPDRSPSKQSESTGLGLLGGLRKPTLLVSPSTLATPSKSFGADATLPTLSASLGRSPAPLEASPRKKGRGRPRKNKDKSASSPDLFRGMGGAEGAAEGGRAEVPGGASFLQYRGPPGEVGSDSDLALSRSSSSSSVWSQSCSSCTHYDEDNASEHSCSLSSSDGSSYNETMDSTVEGGSGPEPRRRGRRTTRADASDAEPPTTPVKGRGTRSSTSKTPVKSTQPDIQLEPLQLVWAKCRGYPWYPALIIDPKMPKGYIYNGVPLPVPPQDVLNLKKNFSHEPVLYLVLFFDVKRTWQWLPPNKLEALGLDKSVDQAKMVESRKPTDRKAVKKAYGDAMQFRKQVDGDK, from the exons ATGGGGTTAGACTTCGATGTTTTGGAATTTTGTAAGAAGCTACGTCAAAATAGACCACCACCGTATCAGTGCCCGTTAGACAAATGTGATAAAGTTTACAAAAGCTTGTGCGGTTTGCAGTACCATTTGGTTAATTATGACCATGATAATCCGACGCCGGCTACGCCTGCGGTTGCGAACAATCGCAAGAAAGGCAGACTTAGGGCGGCGGTGCCGACTGGGGATATTGCGCTTCAAAGTCCTCCGAAAGAAGCCTTGACTTTCGCAGAAGCTCAGAAAGTTGTGCAGTTCGAAATCGATGGCAAAATAAGTAGAATTCCTATTGACCAGCCAGTGCCAATTATTTCTTTAGAGGAGTGGGAGAGAAAGAATGCTGAATTGGAAAAGCCTTTACCTTTCATAGAACCTCAACCTGAACCTCATGTCAAATTGCCTGAAGCCACATTCCGA ctTATTGAAGATTACAATGAAAGAGTGTGTGATGCCCCACCCCGGCCGAATGCTTACATCCGTTTCATCGAGAAGTCCGCTGAAGAGCTTGACGGAGAGGTGGAATATGATGTTGATGAGGAGGACACAGCATGGCTGgctataattaacaaaaatagaGCAAAACAGACCTTGCCACCAGTTTCTGTTGACACTTTAGAACTATTGATGGATAGATTGGAAAAGGAGTCGTATTTTCAA GCAACTCAAAACGGTCAGCAGACAGCATCAACGGTAGATGAGGATGCAGTGTGCTGTATTTGCATGGATGGAGAATGTCAGAATACCAATGTGATCCTTTTCTGTGACATGTGTAACCTAGCTGTTCATCAAGACTGTTAtggg GTGCCCTATATACCAGAAGGCCAATGGCTGTGCAGGCGATGTTTACAGTCACCCTCTCGTCTCGTAAACTGTGTCCTATGCCCCAACACTGGAG GGgcattcaaacagacagaccaaGGGACATGGGCGCACGTAGTTTGCGCTCTTTGGATACCAGAAGTCCGATTTGCTAACACAGTCTTTTTGGAACcgatag ATTCGATAGAGATGATCCCAGCGGCGCGCTGGAAGCTGCAGTGCATGGTGTGCAAGCAGCGAGGCGCGGGCGCCTGCATCCAGTGCCACCGCAGCAACTGCTACTCCGCTTTCCACGTCACTTGCGCGCAGCAGGCTGG TCTGTACATGAAAATGGAAGCGGCTGGGTCGGGGCGGGACCCCAGTCAGCCAGTGCAGGTCGCCAAAATGGCTTACTGCGACGCACACACTCCTGCGCATATCTTGCAG gaacGAAGAGCGTTGGAATCTGAAGGTGATACCAAACCTTCTGATTTGTCAGCGATAAGGCAAAAAGGtagagaaaaaataaaacag gcGCGTCGAGTACTAGCGTTGAAGAGAACTTGGGCACCTGTAGTGCTAGTGCCGACGTTACCAGCTGAGCGGGTTGCGGAAATCGCTCAGCTCGCTCACGGCCCCCCCGCGGCACGAGCGCAGCTCATGAAGCGCTTGCTCGCTTACTGGACGCTTAAGCGACACAGCAGGAATGGCGTTCCTCTATTGCGGAGACTGCAAAGTCTTACTAGTCACCATG GTAGCAGAGGTATCCAAGACGGCACGGTTAACATACGGGAGCTATGTAATCAACTTAAGTACTGGCAGAGAATACGACAGGACTTGGAAAGAGCTAG GTTGCTATGCGAGTTGGTACGCAAGAGAGAGCGGCTGAAGGCGGAGTACACGCGCGTGTGGGAGCGCTGCGTGCTGCACTCGCTGCGGCCCGAGCGCGCCGCGCTGCACAAGCTGCTGCGGCTGCTGCGACACGCTGACCAGAGCGACGTCTTCACGGAACCCGTGGATCCACTTGAG GTGCCGGACTACAGCACCATCGTGAAACACCCCATGGACCTCAGTACGATGGGGAAGAAGTTGGATAGAGGCGTGTACAAAACAATAGACGACGTGGAAGCAGACTTTCAACTCATGATCGACAACTGTCTCACTTACAATAATAAGGACACTGTGTTTTACAA GGCGGGTATAAAGATGCGGGACCAGTGCGCACCAATATTCCGACAAGCGCGTCGCGACGTGATCGAGGCGGGCATGCGAGACGTGGCGGGGCAGGGCGAGGCGGACGAGGCAGAGCGGCCTCGCCAGCGCGAGCCCAGCACGAGGCGCCGCCGCAGCGTGCGGCGCTCGAGCAGCGACAGCGACCGGACTGCgg ATTTACGTAGCGAGCGCGGCGTGTCGTTGGCTCGCAGTGAACGACGTCACACCAGTCTACGTAGAGATCTGCATACGGACGATGATAACAATACG CGTGACAATTCCCCGGTGGTATCGAAAAGCAAAGTGAACAGAAACTGGTGGCGAGGTCGCGGCCGCGGGCGTGGCCGGAGAGGGCGGAGGGGCCGGGGCCGCGCGGCGCACTCCGCGTCCAGGCTGCCGCGGGAACCCAGGGAAATCG ACACACCCACAACAGATTCGGAAGCACCCATAACAACAAGGAAAAGTGTCGAGCGCACCCAGAAACTGGTCACACCGGATAGATCACCTTCCAAACAATCAGAGTCTACAG GATTGGGACTTTTGGGTGGTCTCCGGAAACCAACTTTGTTGGTAAGCCCTTCAACATTGGCAACACCATCAAAAAGCTTCGGGGCTGATG CGACATTGCCCACGCTGTCAGCCAGCCTGGGCCGAAGTCCCGCGCCGCTGGAGGCGTCGCCGCGGAAGAAAGGCCGCGGCAGACCGCGTAAGAACAAGGACAAATCCGCCTCGTCGCCTGATCTGTTCAG GGGTATGGGTGGCGCTGAAGGAGCAGCGGAAGGCGGAAGGGCGGAGGTGCCGGGAGGCGCTTCCTTCTTGCAGTACAGAGGACCGCCTGGAGAAGTGGGATCTGATAGCGATTTAGCGCTTTCCAG GTCGTCCAGCAGTAGCTCTGTGTGGTCGCAGTCTTGTTCGTCGTGCACCCACTACGACGAAGACAACGCGTCCGAACACTCATGCTCACTAAGCTCTAGTGATGG ATCAAGTTATAACGAAACAATGGACTCGACGGTAGAGGGCGGCAGTGGCCCGGAGCCGCGCAGACGCGGGCGACGCACCACTAGAGCTGACGCATCCGATGCTGAACCTCCTACTACCCCTGTCAAG ggTCGCGGTACACGATCGTCCACGTCTAAAACGCCGGTAAAATCCACGCAGCCGGATATTCAACTGGAACCATTGCAGCTTGTATGGGCTAAATGCAg AGGATATCCCTGGTACCCAGCCCTAATCATCGACCCGAAGATGCCAAAAGGCTACATTTACAACGGCGTACCTTTGCCTGTACCACCACAAGACGTTCTAAATCTCAAGAAAAACTTCTCTCATGAACCTGTTCTTTACCTGGTGCTATTTTTCGACGTAAAACGCACCTGGCAATGGCTGCCACCAAATAAGCTAGAAGCTTTGGGTTTAGATAAATCTGTGGATCAAGCAAAGATGGTTGAGTCTAGGAAACCCACTGATAGGAAGGCAGTCAAGAAGGCCTATGGTGACGCAATGCAGTTTAGGAAGCAAGTGGATGGGGACAAATGA
- the LOC123871423 gene encoding bromodomain-containing protein 1 isoform X2 — MGLDFDVLEFCKKLRQNRPPPYQCPLDKCDKVYKSLCGLQYHLVNYDHDNPTPATPAVANNRKKGRLRAAVPTGDIALQSPPKEALTFAEAQKVVQFEIDGKISRIPIDQPVPIISLEEWERKNAELEKPLPFIEPQPEPHVKLPEATFRLIEDYNERVCDAPPRPNAYIRFIEKSAEELDGEVEYDVDEEDTAWLAIINKNRAKQTLPPVSVDTLELLMDRLEKESYFQATQNGQQTASTVDEDAVCCICMDGECQNTNVILFCDMCNLAVHQDCYGVPYIPEGQWLCRRCLQSPSRLVNCVLCPNTGGAFKQTDQGTWAHVVCALWIPEVRFANTVFLEPIDSIEMIPAARWKLQCMVCKQRGAGACIQCHRSNCYSAFHVTCAQQAGLYMKMEAAGSGRDPSQPVQVAKMAYCDAHTPAHILQERRALESEGDTKPSDLSAIRQKGREKIKQARRVLALKRTWAPVVLVPTLPAERVAEIAQLAHGPPAARAQLMKRLLAYWTLKRHSRNGVPLLRRLQSLTSHHGSRGIQDGTVNIRELCNQLKYWQRIRQDLERARLLCELVRKRERLKAEYTRVWERCVLHSLRPERAALHKLLRLLRHADQSDVFTEPVDPLEVPDYSTIVKHPMDLSTMGKKLDRGVYKTIDDVEADFQLMIDNCLTYNNKDTVFYKAGIKMRDQCAPIFRQARRDVIEAGMRDVAGQGEADEAERPRQREPSTRRRRSVRRSSSDSDRTADLRSERGVSLARSERRHTSLRRDLHTDDDNNTRDNSPVVSKSKVNRNWWRGRGRGRGRRGRRGRGRAAHSASRLPREPREIDTPTTDSEAPITTRKSVERTQKLVTPDRSPSKQSESTGLGLLGGLRKPTLLVSPSTLATPSKSFGADATLPTLSASLGRSPAPLEASPRKKGRGRPRKNKDKSASSPDLFRGMGGAEGAAEGGRAEVPGGASFLQYRGPPGEVGSDSDLALSRSSSSSSVWSQSCSSCTHYDEDNASEHSCSLSSSDRSSYNETMDSTVEGGSGPEPRRRGRRTTRADASDAEPPTTPVKGRGTRSSTSKTPVKSTQPDIQLEPLQLVWAKCRGYPWYPALIIDPKMPKGYIYNGVPLPVPPQDVLNLKKNFSHEPVLYLVLFFDVKRTWQWLPPNKLEALGLDKSVDQAKMVESRKPTDRKAVKKAYGDAMQFRKQVDGDK; from the exons ATGGGGTTAGACTTCGATGTTTTGGAATTTTGTAAGAAGCTACGTCAAAATAGACCACCACCGTATCAGTGCCCGTTAGACAAATGTGATAAAGTTTACAAAAGCTTGTGCGGTTTGCAGTACCATTTGGTTAATTATGACCATGATAATCCGACGCCGGCTACGCCTGCGGTTGCGAACAATCGCAAGAAAGGCAGACTTAGGGCGGCGGTGCCGACTGGGGATATTGCGCTTCAAAGTCCTCCGAAAGAAGCCTTGACTTTCGCAGAAGCTCAGAAAGTTGTGCAGTTCGAAATCGATGGCAAAATAAGTAGAATTCCTATTGACCAGCCAGTGCCAATTATTTCTTTAGAGGAGTGGGAGAGAAAGAATGCTGAATTGGAAAAGCCTTTACCTTTCATAGAACCTCAACCTGAACCTCATGTCAAATTGCCTGAAGCCACATTCCGA ctTATTGAAGATTACAATGAAAGAGTGTGTGATGCCCCACCCCGGCCGAATGCTTACATCCGTTTCATCGAGAAGTCCGCTGAAGAGCTTGACGGAGAGGTGGAATATGATGTTGATGAGGAGGACACAGCATGGCTGgctataattaacaaaaatagaGCAAAACAGACCTTGCCACCAGTTTCTGTTGACACTTTAGAACTATTGATGGATAGATTGGAAAAGGAGTCGTATTTTCAA GCAACTCAAAACGGTCAGCAGACAGCATCAACGGTAGATGAGGATGCAGTGTGCTGTATTTGCATGGATGGAGAATGTCAGAATACCAATGTGATCCTTTTCTGTGACATGTGTAACCTAGCTGTTCATCAAGACTGTTAtggg GTGCCCTATATACCAGAAGGCCAATGGCTGTGCAGGCGATGTTTACAGTCACCCTCTCGTCTCGTAAACTGTGTCCTATGCCCCAACACTGGAG GGgcattcaaacagacagaccaaGGGACATGGGCGCACGTAGTTTGCGCTCTTTGGATACCAGAAGTCCGATTTGCTAACACAGTCTTTTTGGAACcgatag ATTCGATAGAGATGATCCCAGCGGCGCGCTGGAAGCTGCAGTGCATGGTGTGCAAGCAGCGAGGCGCGGGCGCCTGCATCCAGTGCCACCGCAGCAACTGCTACTCCGCTTTCCACGTCACTTGCGCGCAGCAGGCTGG TCTGTACATGAAAATGGAAGCGGCTGGGTCGGGGCGGGACCCCAGTCAGCCAGTGCAGGTCGCCAAAATGGCTTACTGCGACGCACACACTCCTGCGCATATCTTGCAG gaacGAAGAGCGTTGGAATCTGAAGGTGATACCAAACCTTCTGATTTGTCAGCGATAAGGCAAAAAGGtagagaaaaaataaaacag gcGCGTCGAGTACTAGCGTTGAAGAGAACTTGGGCACCTGTAGTGCTAGTGCCGACGTTACCAGCTGAGCGGGTTGCGGAAATCGCTCAGCTCGCTCACGGCCCCCCCGCGGCACGAGCGCAGCTCATGAAGCGCTTGCTCGCTTACTGGACGCTTAAGCGACACAGCAGGAATGGCGTTCCTCTATTGCGGAGACTGCAAAGTCTTACTAGTCACCATG GTAGCAGAGGTATCCAAGACGGCACGGTTAACATACGGGAGCTATGTAATCAACTTAAGTACTGGCAGAGAATACGACAGGACTTGGAAAGAGCTAG GTTGCTATGCGAGTTGGTACGCAAGAGAGAGCGGCTGAAGGCGGAGTACACGCGCGTGTGGGAGCGCTGCGTGCTGCACTCGCTGCGGCCCGAGCGCGCCGCGCTGCACAAGCTGCTGCGGCTGCTGCGACACGCTGACCAGAGCGACGTCTTCACGGAACCCGTGGATCCACTTGAG GTGCCGGACTACAGCACCATCGTGAAACACCCCATGGACCTCAGTACGATGGGGAAGAAGTTGGATAGAGGCGTGTACAAAACAATAGACGACGTGGAAGCAGACTTTCAACTCATGATCGACAACTGTCTCACTTACAATAATAAGGACACTGTGTTTTACAA GGCGGGTATAAAGATGCGGGACCAGTGCGCACCAATATTCCGACAAGCGCGTCGCGACGTGATCGAGGCGGGCATGCGAGACGTGGCGGGGCAGGGCGAGGCGGACGAGGCAGAGCGGCCTCGCCAGCGCGAGCCCAGCACGAGGCGCCGCCGCAGCGTGCGGCGCTCGAGCAGCGACAGCGACCGGACTGCgg ATTTACGTAGCGAGCGCGGCGTGTCGTTGGCTCGCAGTGAACGACGTCACACCAGTCTACGTAGAGATCTGCATACGGACGATGATAACAATACG CGTGACAATTCCCCGGTGGTATCGAAAAGCAAAGTGAACAGAAACTGGTGGCGAGGTCGCGGCCGCGGGCGTGGCCGGAGAGGGCGGAGGGGCCGGGGCCGCGCGGCGCACTCCGCGTCCAGGCTGCCGCGGGAACCCAGGGAAATCG ACACACCCACAACAGATTCGGAAGCACCCATAACAACAAGGAAAAGTGTCGAGCGCACCCAGAAACTGGTCACACCGGATAGATCACCTTCCAAACAATCAGAGTCTACAG GATTGGGACTTTTGGGTGGTCTCCGGAAACCAACTTTGTTGGTAAGCCCTTCAACATTGGCAACACCATCAAAAAGCTTCGGGGCTGATG CGACATTGCCCACGCTGTCAGCCAGCCTGGGCCGAAGTCCCGCGCCGCTGGAGGCGTCGCCGCGGAAGAAAGGCCGCGGCAGACCGCGTAAGAACAAGGACAAATCCGCCTCGTCGCCTGATCTGTTCAG GGGTATGGGTGGCGCTGAAGGAGCAGCGGAAGGCGGAAGGGCGGAGGTGCCGGGAGGCGCTTCCTTCTTGCAGTACAGAGGACCGCCTGGAGAAGTGGGATCTGATAGCGATTTAGCGCTTTCCAG GTCGTCCAGCAGTAGCTCTGTGTGGTCGCAGTCTTGTTCGTCGTGCACCCACTACGACGAAGACAACGCGTCCGAACACTCATGCTCACTAAGCTCTAGTGA CAGATCAAGTTATAACGAAACAATGGACTCGACGGTAGAGGGCGGCAGTGGCCCGGAGCCGCGCAGACGCGGGCGACGCACCACTAGAGCTGACGCATCCGATGCTGAACCTCCTACTACCCCTGTCAAG ggTCGCGGTACACGATCGTCCACGTCTAAAACGCCGGTAAAATCCACGCAGCCGGATATTCAACTGGAACCATTGCAGCTTGTATGGGCTAAATGCAg AGGATATCCCTGGTACCCAGCCCTAATCATCGACCCGAAGATGCCAAAAGGCTACATTTACAACGGCGTACCTTTGCCTGTACCACCACAAGACGTTCTAAATCTCAAGAAAAACTTCTCTCATGAACCTGTTCTTTACCTGGTGCTATTTTTCGACGTAAAACGCACCTGGCAATGGCTGCCACCAAATAAGCTAGAAGCTTTGGGTTTAGATAAATCTGTGGATCAAGCAAAGATGGTTGAGTCTAGGAAACCCACTGATAGGAAGGCAGTCAAGAAGGCCTATGGTGACGCAATGCAGTTTAGGAAGCAAGTGGATGGGGACAAATGA
- the LOC123871462 gene encoding NADH dehydrogenase [ubiquinone] 1 alpha subcomplex subunit 7-like, whose translation MSNKVPLRDISPLMQAFRNFLLGRKHTTALRSEHLIAARTQPPPQIPDGPSHKHAHNYYYTRDGRREVKPPLVLTQKLLADSSADKGTPKAAVNVRPTPGKLFQWDKHYE comes from the exons ATGAGCAATAAAGTTCCCCTACGAGATATTTCGCCGCTTATGCAGGCTTTTAGAAACTTCCTTCTTGGC AGAAAACATACAACTGCCTTGAGATCTGAGCACCTCATAGCAGCTAGGACTCAACCGCCACCGCAAATTCCTGATGGACCTTCACACAA ACATGCCCACAACTATTACTACACTCGTGATGGTCGCCGGGAAGTCAAACCACCTCTAGTCCTCACTCAAAAACTGCTTGCTGACAGCAGTGCTGATAAAGG AACACCCAAAGCTGCAGTCAATGTTAGGCCCACTCCAGGAAAGCTATTCCAGTGGGATAAACATtatgaataa